Proteins encoded by one window of Elaeis guineensis isolate ETL-2024a chromosome 12, EG11, whole genome shotgun sequence:
- the LOC105054798 gene encoding uncharacterized protein isoform X1: MLLEGHPKLPPSYLVHCFPLNFLVDMGCLCNSKRASWWSSLMHATLLLLCHILLSSPQFPAITGSATSLVGTDSRSGSDHLALISFKSDIYDDPSRALSSWDNKSLHFCQWKGVTCGSRHPERVIALDLPSFGLAGTISSSIANLTFLRRLSLQENQLHGSIPQDLGHLRRLVRLNLSLNSLEGQIPSSLGNCRHLISVDLGNNRLKGQVPHELGLLPQLMVLILRWNKLTGIPPSFTNLSSLGQLDLLDNRITGGIPPWIGNLSSVVYLDLGTNPLSGGIPSSLCHLQSLSAFGLVQTQLSGMIPPCLYNLSSIHILSLGFNNLSGTIPSHIGSTLPHLMWLDMASNQFTGLIPSSLSNASGLNHIQLQKNNLQGKIPDNLGALQNLLFVTLFSNQLEAKEADGWSFLTSLTNCSELLVLDIGDNNLAGVLPNSLSNLSTYLEFLDLMGNQISGSLPSDIGNLQNLGMLVMDSNHLTSNIPASLGNLNVLHELFMSDNIFSGQIPPSLGNISQLNKLSLAGNMLSGSIPTQLGNCTNLQLLDLSYNRLTGAIPIEILSLSSLSEGLYLSHNALHAFLPSEIGKLINVNNLDVSKNRLYGEIPDSIGECVVLVKLYMSDNFFEGVIPTSLANLKGLQFLDLSSNNLSGRIPGYLQIFHSLQLLNLSFNSFEGEVPLDGVFANMSAFSLIGNRKICGGIPELRLPPCSSAQPHGKKHRASISVVIITVANGVLGLTLILFFIILYWTQKSRKRRPSMASMGTELIRVSYHELVKATDGFSSANLIGVGSFGSVYKGVMEWDGEKIVAIKILNLQQQGASRTFIAECEALRSIRHRNLVKIITACSSVDFRGNDFKALVLEFMENGSLEQWLHPEVNERCPMRNLNLEQRVSIAIDVASALDYLHHHSPVPIVHCDLKPSNILLDDDMTAHVSDFGQAKFLSGSTDSFSISASLVAIKGSVGYIAPEYGLGSEVSTQGDVYSYGILLLEMFTGKRPIDETFNESLDLHRFVKMAFPTQIMNIVDPQLIQKEEYEIINDMQQRCTKEDRITECLISVINIGLQCSNKLPKERMHTGEIVKKMIAVREILGRV, from the exons ATGCTCTTAGAAGGTCATCCAAAGCTTCCACCAAGCTATCTTGTTCATTGTTTTCCTCTCAACTTCCTAGTGGACATGGGTTGTCTCTGCAACTCAAAGAGGGCATCTTGGTGGTCCTCTCTCATGCATGCCACTCTTCTACTCTTATGTCATATTTTGCTCTCATCTCCCCAATTTCCTGCAATCACCGGCAGTGCAACCTCCTTGGTGGGGACTGACAGCAGAAGCGGGAGTGACCACTTGGCCCTCATTTCATTCAAGTCTGATATATATGATGATCCATCCAGAGCTCTGTCCTCCTGGGACAACAAATCACTTCATTTCTGCCAATGGAAAGGTGTCACGTGTGGTAGTCGGCACCCTGAGAGGGTCATTGCTCTGGACTTACCCTCCTTCGGCTTGGCCGGAACCATTTCATCATCCATAGCCAACCTCACCTTTCTCAGAAGACTGAGTCTCCAAGAGAACCAACTCCACGGATCCATCCCACAAGATCTTGGCCATTTGCGTCGGTTGGTACGACTCAACCTAAGCCTGAATTCTCTAGAAGGACAAATTCCATCCAGTCTTGGCAACTGCAGACATCTAATTTCAGTTGACCTGGGTAACAACCGTCTCAAGGGACAAGTGCCCCATGAGTTGGGATTACTTCCTCAACTCATGGTCTTGATCCTCCGATGGAACAAGCTTACAGGCATCCCACCATCTTTCACCAACCTCTCCTCGTTGGGCCAGCTCGACTTGTTGGACAACAGGATCACAGGCGGCATCCCACCTTGGATAGGGAACCTGTCCTCTGTCGTCTATTTAGATCTTGGAACGAACCCTTTGTCAGGAGGCATTCCATCTTCATTATGCCATCTACAATCTCTTTCTGCCTTCGGTCTTGTACAGACCCAGTTATCAGGTATGATTCCTCCGTGTCTctacaatctctcaagcatccaTATCTTGAGTTTGGGGTTTAACAATCTCAGTGGGACCATCCCATCTCACATTGGTAGCACTCTTCCCCACCTCATGTGGCTCGACATGGCCTCCAATCAGTTCACCGGACTTATCCCTTCTTCATTATCCAATGCTTCTGGACTGAATCACATACAGCTCCAAAAGAACAATCTCCAAGGAAAAATCCCTGATAACCTTGGAGCCTTACAGAACCTGTTATTCGTAACACTTTTCTCGAACCAACTGGAAGCCAAGGAGGCCGACGGTTGGAGCTTCCTCACTTCCCTAACCAACTGCAGCGAGTTACTAGTACTAGATATCGGCGACAATAACCTCGCTGGTGTCTTGCCCAATTCCCTGTCCAACCTCTCTACATATCTGGAGTTCCTTGATCTTATGGGTAACCAGATATCTGGAAGCTTGCCTTCAGATATAGGGAACCTGCAAAATCTGGGTATGCTTGTCATGGATTCAAACCATCTCACAAGTAATATTCCTGCCTCTCTTGGTAATCTTAATGTACTGCATGAGCTGTTTATGTCTGACAACATTTTCTCCGGCCAAATTCCACCTTCACTCGGAAATATTAGTCAACTGAATAAGCTCTCTCTAGCAGGAAACATGTTGAGTGGAAGCATTCCAACCCAACTTGGAAACTGCACGAACTTGCAGTTACTAGATCTCTCCTACAATCGGCTTACAGGCGCTATACCCATAGAGATTCTTAGCCTATCTTCTCTATCCGAAGGCCTATACTTGTCACACAATGCCTTGCATGCGTTCTTACCTTCAGAAATTGGCAAGTTGATAAATGTCAATAATCTCGATGTTTCTAAGAACAGATTGTATGGAGAAATCCCAGATAGCATTGGCGAATGCGTGGTCCTCGTAAAACTTTATATGagcgataatttttttgaaggggTCATCCCGACATCATTGGCCAATCTAAAAGGCCTTCAATTTCTGGACCTGTCAAGCAACAACCTATCGGGGCGTATACCAGGATATCTCCAAATATTTCACTCGCTCCAATTACTGAATCTCTCTTTCAACAGCTTTGAAGGCGAGGTTCCGCTAGACGGGGTCTTTGCAAATATGAGTGCATTTTCACTTATTGGAAATCGAAAGATCTGCGGTGGCATCCCTGAACTGCGCCTACCACCCTGTTCCTCTGCCCAACCGCATGGGAAAAAACACAGAGCTTCTATCTCGGTTGTGATCATCACAGTTGCCAATGGAGTTCTAGGTTTGACTCTGATTCTCTTCTTCATTATACTTTACTGGACTCAAAAATCAAGAAAGAGGCGTCCATCCATGGCTTCCATGGGAACAGAACTAATTAGAGTCTCTTACCACGAATTGGTCAAAGCAACTGATGGGTTCTCTTCAGCAAATCTGATTGGTGTTGGGAGTTTTGGTTCTGTATATAAAGGTGTCATGGAATGGGATGGTGAAAAGATTGTTGCTATAAAGATACTGAACCTTCAGCAGCAGGGGGCTTCAAGGACTTTCATAGCTGAATGTGAGGCCTTGAGGAGCATCCGACATCGGAACCTGGTCAAAATCATAACTGCATGCTCTAGTGTTGATTTTAGAGGTAACGATTTCAAAGCATTGGTTCTTGAATTTATGGAGAATGGAAGCTTGGAACAGTGGCTGCATCCAGAAGTGAATGAGCGATGCCCGATGAGGAATTTGAATTTAGAACAGAGAGTGAGCATAGCCATTGATGTGGCTTCTGCACTTGATTACCTTCATCATCACAGCCCAGTGCCAATCGTGCATTGTGATCTCAAGCCCAGCAACATTCTTCTGGATGATGACATGACTGCCCATGTGAGTGACTTTGGGCAGGCAAAGTTTCTCTCTGGATCTACTGACTCATTCTCCATATCTGCAAGCTTGGTGGCAATAAAAGGATCGGTTGGATATATTGCTCCAG AGTACGGTTTGGGAAGTGAAGTATCAACACAAGGAGATGTGTATAGCTATGGAATACTTCTCTTGGAGATGTTTACTGGAAAGAGACCTATTGATGAAACCTTCAATGAAAGCCTAGATCTTCATCGATTTGTCAAGATGGCTTTTCCTACTCAAATTATGAACATCGTGGACCCGCAATTGATACAAAAGGAAGAGTATGAAATCATCAATGACATGCAACAAAGGTGCACTAAAGAAGACAGGATAACAGAGTGCTTAATTTCAGTGATCAACATTGGACTACAATGTTCCAATAAATTACCTAAAGAACGAATGCATACTGGAGAAATTGTAAAAAAAATGATTGCAGTGAGAGAGATACTTGGTAGGGTCTAA
- the LOC105054798 gene encoding uncharacterized protein isoform X4 → MHATLLLLCHILLSSPQFPAITGSATSLVGTDSRSGSDHLALISFKSDIYDDPSRALSSWDNKSLHFCQWKGVTCGSRHPERVIALDLPSFGLAGTISSSIANLTFLRRLSLQENQLHGSIPQDLGHLRRLVRLNLSLNSLEGQIPSSLGNCRHLISVDLGNNRLKGQVPHELGLLPQLMVLILRWNKLTGIPPSFTNLSSLGQLDLLDNRITGGIPPWIGNLSSVVYLDLGTNPLSGGIPSSLCHLQSLSAFGLVQTQLSGMIPPCLYNLSSIHILSLGFNNLSGTIPSHIGSTLPHLMWLDMASNQFTGLIPSSLSNASGLNHIQLQKNNLQGKIPDNLGALQNLLFVTLFSNQLEAKEADGWSFLTSLTNCSELLVLDIGDNNLAGVLPNSLSNLSTYLEFLDLMGNQISGSLPSDIGNLQNLGMLVMDSNHLTSNIPASLGNLNVLHELFMSDNIFSGQIPPSLGNISQLNKLSLAGNMLSGSIPTQLGNCTNLQLLDLSYNRLTGAIPIEILSLSSLSEGLYLSHNALHAFLPSEIGKLINVNNLDVSKNRLYGEIPDSIGECVVLVKLYMSDNFFEGVIPTSLANLKGLQFLDLSSNNLSGRIPGYLQIFHSLQLLNLSFNSFEGEVPLDGVFANMSAFSLIGNRKICGGIPELRLPPCSSAQPHGKKHRASISVVIITVANGVLGLTLILFFIILYWTQKSRKRRPSMASMGTELIRVSYHELVKATDGFSSANLIGVGSFGSVYKGVMEWDGEKIVAIKILNLQQQGASRTFIAECEALRSIRHRNLVKIITACSSVDFRGNDFKALVLEFMENGSLEQWLHPEVNERCPMRNLNLEQRVSIAIDVASALDYLHHHSPVPIVHCDLKPSNILLDDDMTAHVSDFGQAKFLSGSTDSFSISASLVAIKGSVGYIAPGLSLDSVPSQGQEISE, encoded by the exons ATGCATGCCACTCTTCTACTCTTATGTCATATTTTGCTCTCATCTCCCCAATTTCCTGCAATCACCGGCAGTGCAACCTCCTTGGTGGGGACTGACAGCAGAAGCGGGAGTGACCACTTGGCCCTCATTTCATTCAAGTCTGATATATATGATGATCCATCCAGAGCTCTGTCCTCCTGGGACAACAAATCACTTCATTTCTGCCAATGGAAAGGTGTCACGTGTGGTAGTCGGCACCCTGAGAGGGTCATTGCTCTGGACTTACCCTCCTTCGGCTTGGCCGGAACCATTTCATCATCCATAGCCAACCTCACCTTTCTCAGAAGACTGAGTCTCCAAGAGAACCAACTCCACGGATCCATCCCACAAGATCTTGGCCATTTGCGTCGGTTGGTACGACTCAACCTAAGCCTGAATTCTCTAGAAGGACAAATTCCATCCAGTCTTGGCAACTGCAGACATCTAATTTCAGTTGACCTGGGTAACAACCGTCTCAAGGGACAAGTGCCCCATGAGTTGGGATTACTTCCTCAACTCATGGTCTTGATCCTCCGATGGAACAAGCTTACAGGCATCCCACCATCTTTCACCAACCTCTCCTCGTTGGGCCAGCTCGACTTGTTGGACAACAGGATCACAGGCGGCATCCCACCTTGGATAGGGAACCTGTCCTCTGTCGTCTATTTAGATCTTGGAACGAACCCTTTGTCAGGAGGCATTCCATCTTCATTATGCCATCTACAATCTCTTTCTGCCTTCGGTCTTGTACAGACCCAGTTATCAGGTATGATTCCTCCGTGTCTctacaatctctcaagcatccaTATCTTGAGTTTGGGGTTTAACAATCTCAGTGGGACCATCCCATCTCACATTGGTAGCACTCTTCCCCACCTCATGTGGCTCGACATGGCCTCCAATCAGTTCACCGGACTTATCCCTTCTTCATTATCCAATGCTTCTGGACTGAATCACATACAGCTCCAAAAGAACAATCTCCAAGGAAAAATCCCTGATAACCTTGGAGCCTTACAGAACCTGTTATTCGTAACACTTTTCTCGAACCAACTGGAAGCCAAGGAGGCCGACGGTTGGAGCTTCCTCACTTCCCTAACCAACTGCAGCGAGTTACTAGTACTAGATATCGGCGACAATAACCTCGCTGGTGTCTTGCCCAATTCCCTGTCCAACCTCTCTACATATCTGGAGTTCCTTGATCTTATGGGTAACCAGATATCTGGAAGCTTGCCTTCAGATATAGGGAACCTGCAAAATCTGGGTATGCTTGTCATGGATTCAAACCATCTCACAAGTAATATTCCTGCCTCTCTTGGTAATCTTAATGTACTGCATGAGCTGTTTATGTCTGACAACATTTTCTCCGGCCAAATTCCACCTTCACTCGGAAATATTAGTCAACTGAATAAGCTCTCTCTAGCAGGAAACATGTTGAGTGGAAGCATTCCAACCCAACTTGGAAACTGCACGAACTTGCAGTTACTAGATCTCTCCTACAATCGGCTTACAGGCGCTATACCCATAGAGATTCTTAGCCTATCTTCTCTATCCGAAGGCCTATACTTGTCACACAATGCCTTGCATGCGTTCTTACCTTCAGAAATTGGCAAGTTGATAAATGTCAATAATCTCGATGTTTCTAAGAACAGATTGTATGGAGAAATCCCAGATAGCATTGGCGAATGCGTGGTCCTCGTAAAACTTTATATGagcgataatttttttgaaggggTCATCCCGACATCATTGGCCAATCTAAAAGGCCTTCAATTTCTGGACCTGTCAAGCAACAACCTATCGGGGCGTATACCAGGATATCTCCAAATATTTCACTCGCTCCAATTACTGAATCTCTCTTTCAACAGCTTTGAAGGCGAGGTTCCGCTAGACGGGGTCTTTGCAAATATGAGTGCATTTTCACTTATTGGAAATCGAAAGATCTGCGGTGGCATCCCTGAACTGCGCCTACCACCCTGTTCCTCTGCCCAACCGCATGGGAAAAAACACAGAGCTTCTATCTCGGTTGTGATCATCACAGTTGCCAATGGAGTTCTAGGTTTGACTCTGATTCTCTTCTTCATTATACTTTACTGGACTCAAAAATCAAGAAAGAGGCGTCCATCCATGGCTTCCATGGGAACAGAACTAATTAGAGTCTCTTACCACGAATTGGTCAAAGCAACTGATGGGTTCTCTTCAGCAAATCTGATTGGTGTTGGGAGTTTTGGTTCTGTATATAAAGGTGTCATGGAATGGGATGGTGAAAAGATTGTTGCTATAAAGATACTGAACCTTCAGCAGCAGGGGGCTTCAAGGACTTTCATAGCTGAATGTGAGGCCTTGAGGAGCATCCGACATCGGAACCTGGTCAAAATCATAACTGCATGCTCTAGTGTTGATTTTAGAGGTAACGATTTCAAAGCATTGGTTCTTGAATTTATGGAGAATGGAAGCTTGGAACAGTGGCTGCATCCAGAAGTGAATGAGCGATGCCCGATGAGGAATTTGAATTTAGAACAGAGAGTGAGCATAGCCATTGATGTGGCTTCTGCACTTGATTACCTTCATCATCACAGCCCAGTGCCAATCGTGCATTGTGATCTCAAGCCCAGCAACATTCTTCTGGATGATGACATGACTGCCCATGTGAGTGACTTTGGGCAGGCAAAGTTTCTCTCTGGATCTACTGACTCATTCTCCATATCTGCAAGCTTGGTGGCAATAAAAGGATCGGTTGGATATATTGCTCCAG GGCTTTCTTTGGATTCTGTACCATCACAAGGCCAAGAGATATCGGAATGA
- the LOC105054798 gene encoding uncharacterized protein isoform X3: MHATLLLLCHILLSSPQFPAITGSATSLVGTDSRSGSDHLALISFKSDIYDDPSRALSSWDNKSLHFCQWKGVTCGSRHPERVIALDLPSFGLAGTISSSIANLTFLRRLSLQENQLHGSIPQDLGHLRRLVRLNLSLNSLEGQIPSSLGNCRHLISVDLGNNRLKGQVPHELGLLPQLMVLILRWNKLTGIPPSFTNLSSLGQLDLLDNRITGGIPPWIGNLSSVVYLDLGTNPLSGGIPSSLCHLQSLSAFGLVQTQLSGMIPPCLYNLSSIHILSLGFNNLSGTIPSHIGSTLPHLMWLDMASNQFTGLIPSSLSNASGLNHIQLQKNNLQGKIPDNLGALQNLLFVTLFSNQLEAKEADGWSFLTSLTNCSELLVLDIGDNNLAGVLPNSLSNLSTYLEFLDLMGNQISGSLPSDIGNLQNLGMLVMDSNHLTRNMLSGSIPTQLGNCTNLQLLDLSYNRLTGAIPIEILSLSSLSEGLYLSHNALHAFLPSEIGKLINVNNLDVSKNRLYGEIPDSIGECVVLVKLYMSDNFFEGVIPTSLANLKGLQFLDLSSNNLSGRIPGYLQIFHSLQLLNLSFNSFEGEVPLDGVFANMSAFSLIGNRKICGGIPELRLPPCSSAQPHGKKHRASISVVIITVANGVLGLTLILFFIILYWTQKSRKRRPSMASMGTELIRVSYHELVKATDGFSSANLIGVGSFGSVYKGVMEWDGEKIVAIKILNLQQQGASRTFIAECEALRSIRHRNLVKIITACSSVDFRGNDFKALVLEFMENGSLEQWLHPEVNERCPMRNLNLEQRVSIAIDVASALDYLHHHSPVPIVHCDLKPSNILLDDDMTAHVSDFGQAKFLSGSTDSFSISASLVAIKGSVGYIAPEYGLGSEVSTQGDVYSYGILLLEMFTGKRPIDETFNESLDLHRFVKMAFPTQIMNIVDPQLIQKEEYEIINDMQQRCTKEDRITECLISVINIGLQCSNKLPKERMHTGEIVKKMIAVREILGRV; the protein is encoded by the exons ATGCATGCCACTCTTCTACTCTTATGTCATATTTTGCTCTCATCTCCCCAATTTCCTGCAATCACCGGCAGTGCAACCTCCTTGGTGGGGACTGACAGCAGAAGCGGGAGTGACCACTTGGCCCTCATTTCATTCAAGTCTGATATATATGATGATCCATCCAGAGCTCTGTCCTCCTGGGACAACAAATCACTTCATTTCTGCCAATGGAAAGGTGTCACGTGTGGTAGTCGGCACCCTGAGAGGGTCATTGCTCTGGACTTACCCTCCTTCGGCTTGGCCGGAACCATTTCATCATCCATAGCCAACCTCACCTTTCTCAGAAGACTGAGTCTCCAAGAGAACCAACTCCACGGATCCATCCCACAAGATCTTGGCCATTTGCGTCGGTTGGTACGACTCAACCTAAGCCTGAATTCTCTAGAAGGACAAATTCCATCCAGTCTTGGCAACTGCAGACATCTAATTTCAGTTGACCTGGGTAACAACCGTCTCAAGGGACAAGTGCCCCATGAGTTGGGATTACTTCCTCAACTCATGGTCTTGATCCTCCGATGGAACAAGCTTACAGGCATCCCACCATCTTTCACCAACCTCTCCTCGTTGGGCCAGCTCGACTTGTTGGACAACAGGATCACAGGCGGCATCCCACCTTGGATAGGGAACCTGTCCTCTGTCGTCTATTTAGATCTTGGAACGAACCCTTTGTCAGGAGGCATTCCATCTTCATTATGCCATCTACAATCTCTTTCTGCCTTCGGTCTTGTACAGACCCAGTTATCAGGTATGATTCCTCCGTGTCTctacaatctctcaagcatccaTATCTTGAGTTTGGGGTTTAACAATCTCAGTGGGACCATCCCATCTCACATTGGTAGCACTCTTCCCCACCTCATGTGGCTCGACATGGCCTCCAATCAGTTCACCGGACTTATCCCTTCTTCATTATCCAATGCTTCTGGACTGAATCACATACAGCTCCAAAAGAACAATCTCCAAGGAAAAATCCCTGATAACCTTGGAGCCTTACAGAACCTGTTATTCGTAACACTTTTCTCGAACCAACTGGAAGCCAAGGAGGCCGACGGTTGGAGCTTCCTCACTTCCCTAACCAACTGCAGCGAGTTACTAGTACTAGATATCGGCGACAATAACCTCGCTGGTGTCTTGCCCAATTCCCTGTCCAACCTCTCTACATATCTGGAGTTCCTTGATCTTATGGGTAACCAGATATCTGGAAGCTTGCCTTCAGATATAGGGAACCTGCAAAATCTGGGTATGCTTGTCATGGATTCAAACCATCTCACAA GAAACATGTTGAGTGGAAGCATTCCAACCCAACTTGGAAACTGCACGAACTTGCAGTTACTAGATCTCTCCTACAATCGGCTTACAGGCGCTATACCCATAGAGATTCTTAGCCTATCTTCTCTATCCGAAGGCCTATACTTGTCACACAATGCCTTGCATGCGTTCTTACCTTCAGAAATTGGCAAGTTGATAAATGTCAATAATCTCGATGTTTCTAAGAACAGATTGTATGGAGAAATCCCAGATAGCATTGGCGAATGCGTGGTCCTCGTAAAACTTTATATGagcgataatttttttgaaggggTCATCCCGACATCATTGGCCAATCTAAAAGGCCTTCAATTTCTGGACCTGTCAAGCAACAACCTATCGGGGCGTATACCAGGATATCTCCAAATATTTCACTCGCTCCAATTACTGAATCTCTCTTTCAACAGCTTTGAAGGCGAGGTTCCGCTAGACGGGGTCTTTGCAAATATGAGTGCATTTTCACTTATTGGAAATCGAAAGATCTGCGGTGGCATCCCTGAACTGCGCCTACCACCCTGTTCCTCTGCCCAACCGCATGGGAAAAAACACAGAGCTTCTATCTCGGTTGTGATCATCACAGTTGCCAATGGAGTTCTAGGTTTGACTCTGATTCTCTTCTTCATTATACTTTACTGGACTCAAAAATCAAGAAAGAGGCGTCCATCCATGGCTTCCATGGGAACAGAACTAATTAGAGTCTCTTACCACGAATTGGTCAAAGCAACTGATGGGTTCTCTTCAGCAAATCTGATTGGTGTTGGGAGTTTTGGTTCTGTATATAAAGGTGTCATGGAATGGGATGGTGAAAAGATTGTTGCTATAAAGATACTGAACCTTCAGCAGCAGGGGGCTTCAAGGACTTTCATAGCTGAATGTGAGGCCTTGAGGAGCATCCGACATCGGAACCTGGTCAAAATCATAACTGCATGCTCTAGTGTTGATTTTAGAGGTAACGATTTCAAAGCATTGGTTCTTGAATTTATGGAGAATGGAAGCTTGGAACAGTGGCTGCATCCAGAAGTGAATGAGCGATGCCCGATGAGGAATTTGAATTTAGAACAGAGAGTGAGCATAGCCATTGATGTGGCTTCTGCACTTGATTACCTTCATCATCACAGCCCAGTGCCAATCGTGCATTGTGATCTCAAGCCCAGCAACATTCTTCTGGATGATGACATGACTGCCCATGTGAGTGACTTTGGGCAGGCAAAGTTTCTCTCTGGATCTACTGACTCATTCTCCATATCTGCAAGCTTGGTGGCAATAAAAGGATCGGTTGGATATATTGCTCCAG AGTACGGTTTGGGAAGTGAAGTATCAACACAAGGAGATGTGTATAGCTATGGAATACTTCTCTTGGAGATGTTTACTGGAAAGAGACCTATTGATGAAACCTTCAATGAAAGCCTAGATCTTCATCGATTTGTCAAGATGGCTTTTCCTACTCAAATTATGAACATCGTGGACCCGCAATTGATACAAAAGGAAGAGTATGAAATCATCAATGACATGCAACAAAGGTGCACTAAAGAAGACAGGATAACAGAGTGCTTAATTTCAGTGATCAACATTGGACTACAATGTTCCAATAAATTACCTAAAGAACGAATGCATACTGGAGAAATTGTAAAAAAAATGATTGCAGTGAGAGAGATACTTGGTAGGGTCTAA